In Desertifilum tharense IPPAS B-1220, a genomic segment contains:
- the purB gene encoding adenylosuccinate lyase, whose translation MIERYTLPEMGELWTEAYKLKTWLQVEIAVCEAQAELGYIPADAVEEIKAKANFDPKRVLEIEAEVRHDMIAFLTNVNEYVGDAGRYIHLGLTSSDVLDTALALQMVASLDVLLGQLEQLIQAIRYQAQQHRDTVMIGRSHGIHAEPITFGFKLAGWLAEVLRHRDRLCRLNSQIAVGKISGAVGTYANIDPRVEAIACAKLGLEPDTASTQVVSRDRHAEFVQTLALLAASIERFAVEIRNLQRTDVLEVEEYFSKGQKGSSAMPHKRNPIRSERLTGMARVIRGHAVAALENVALWHERDISHSSVERVILPDACILMHFMLVETADLIKHLLVYPENMKRNMNLYGGVVFSQRVLLALVEKGMSREEAYRVVQGCAHTAWNQPNGNFQASIQQDPQVTQYLSPEEIEQCFDPQHHLKHLDEIYQRLSI comes from the coding sequence TTGATAGAGCGTTATACTCTGCCCGAAATGGGCGAATTGTGGACAGAAGCCTATAAACTCAAGACTTGGCTGCAAGTCGAGATTGCAGTTTGCGAGGCGCAAGCGGAGTTGGGATACATTCCCGCCGACGCAGTAGAAGAGATTAAGGCAAAGGCGAACTTTGACCCCAAACGGGTTCTAGAGATTGAAGCGGAAGTTCGCCACGATATGATTGCCTTTCTCACGAATGTGAATGAGTATGTGGGGGATGCAGGTCGATACATCCATTTGGGGTTAACCAGTTCGGATGTGTTGGATACGGCTTTGGCGCTTCAGATGGTGGCGAGTTTGGACGTGTTGCTCGGACAACTCGAACAACTGATCCAAGCGATTCGCTACCAAGCGCAGCAACATCGCGATACGGTGATGATTGGGCGATCGCACGGCATCCACGCCGAACCGATTACCTTTGGCTTTAAGCTGGCGGGTTGGCTGGCTGAAGTGTTGCGCCATCGCGATCGCCTCTGTCGCCTTAACTCGCAAATTGCAGTGGGGAAAATCTCCGGCGCGGTGGGTACCTATGCCAATATTGACCCCAGAGTGGAAGCGATCGCCTGTGCCAAGTTGGGGTTAGAACCGGATACGGCCTCGACTCAGGTGGTTTCGCGCGATCGCCATGCTGAGTTTGTCCAAACCCTAGCTTTGCTCGCCGCCTCCATCGAACGCTTTGCTGTGGAGATCCGCAACCTGCAACGCACGGATGTTTTGGAAGTGGAAGAGTATTTTTCCAAGGGGCAAAAAGGCTCTTCTGCAATGCCGCACAAGCGCAACCCGATCCGCTCGGAACGCCTAACGGGGATGGCGCGGGTGATTCGAGGCCATGCCGTCGCTGCGCTAGAAAATGTTGCCCTGTGGCACGAACGCGATATTTCTCACAGTTCCGTTGAACGGGTGATTTTACCGGATGCTTGCATTCTCATGCATTTTATGCTGGTAGAAACGGCCGATTTAATTAAGCATCTGCTGGTGTATCCCGAAAACATGAAGCGGAACATGAACCTCTACGGCGGTGTGGTGTTCAGCCAGCGAGTTCTCCTCGCCCTGGTGGAAAAAGGCATGAGTCGCGAAGAGGCTTATCGCGTGGTGCAAGGATGCGCCCATACTGCGTGGAATCAACCGAATGGCAATTTCCAAGCCTCGATCCAACAAGATCCGCAAGTGACGCAATACCTTTCCCCAGAGGAGATCGAACAATGTTTCGATCCGCAGCATCACTTAAAACACTTAGACGAGATTTACCAGCGTTTAAGCATTTAA
- a CDS encoding carbon dioxide-concentrating mechanism protein CcmK: MSIVAVGSIETKGFPGILAAADAMVKAGRVTLVGYIRVGSARFTVIIRGDVSEVKTAMDAGIAAVEKTYGATLESWVIIPRPHENVECVLPIAFSEKVEPFREAVEQFRIPGRGA; the protein is encoded by the coding sequence ATGTCCATAGTTGCCGTTGGCTCGATTGAAACAAAGGGGTTTCCGGGGATTCTGGCTGCTGCTGATGCAATGGTCAAAGCCGGTCGAGTCACTTTAGTCGGTTATATTCGGGTCGGGAGCGCTCGCTTTACCGTGATTATCCGGGGCGATGTCTCGGAAGTGAAAACGGCAATGGATGCCGGAATTGCAGCGGTAGAGAAGACTTATGGTGCAACCTTAGAGTCTTGGGTAATTATTCCGCGACCCCACGAAAACGTGGAATGCGTTTTACCCATTGCCTTTAGCGAAAAAGTTGAACCCTTCCGCGAAGCTGTCGAACAGTTCCGCATTCCCGGACGCGGGGCCTAG
- a CDS encoding BMC domain-containing protein translates to MPAAVGVIQTIGFPAILAAADAAVKNGRVTLVYYDIAESGHFYIAIRGSISEVKPAIAAGIEAAEKTFGGEVVTHYIVPNPPENIVAVLPIEYTEQVEPFRT, encoded by the coding sequence ATGCCCGCAGCAGTTGGCGTGATTCAGACCATTGGGTTTCCTGCTATCTTGGCGGCGGCAGATGCTGCCGTTAAAAATGGACGAGTTACGCTAGTCTATTACGATATTGCGGAGAGCGGTCACTTTTATATTGCCATTCGCGGGAGCATCTCAGAAGTGAAGCCCGCGATCGCAGCCGGAATTGAAGCCGCTGAAAAAACCTTTGGTGGAGAGGTTGTCACCCATTACATTGTGCCCAACCCTCCAGAAAATATTGTTGCGGTTTTACCGATTGAGTATACGGAACAAGTTGAACCGTTTAGAACCTAA
- a CDS encoding HD family phosphohydrolase, translating into MDALHPAISPIHHQEILQKSAEQAELIEQLLSIGAALSGSHDLEELLNLILSKSREITCSDAGSVYLVDRSDESPKLVFKTAQNDSIPAASFREFAMPLTPASLAGYVAITGESLNISDAYELPKTVPYQLDRNFDRDFSYRTRSVLVLPMQNQEGEITGVLQLINRKIQPNVALTEENTLLRTKAYSAWEENIVRSLASQAAISIERNQLQESIENLFEGFVKASIQVIEARDPTTYGHSERVAELTVGLSLEATSVNTGPLRSIYFSDRQIQEIRYAALLHDFGKIGVPEAILGKRKKLYPEQLDVIRHRFALAQRTLEMECAHSKFQYLIEHPFNSIHSPAETQQCLHCQKLSALESQLQSRITQLNRYWDLLLDLNEPEAIQTREFQALSEAALAELVALSESTYRDIDGQLKPLVTPEEMAQLMVPRGNLTPQERLAIEAHVTHSYEFLKRIPWTKHLKQVPNIAYGHHEKLDGSGYPRGLVQDEIPIQTQIMSIADIYDALTASDRPYKRRLPVDVVLNILRAEAGKNKINTDLVELFEQRQVYKVLGHAAA; encoded by the coding sequence ATGGATGCGCTTCATCCTGCAATCTCGCCAATTCACCATCAGGAAATTCTCCAAAAATCCGCAGAACAAGCTGAATTAATTGAGCAACTTCTCTCAATTGGTGCTGCCTTGTCAGGAAGCCATGACTTGGAAGAATTATTAAACCTAATTTTGTCCAAAAGTCGAGAAATTACCTGTAGCGATGCGGGCAGCGTTTACCTCGTCGATCGCAGCGATGAATCGCCCAAATTGGTGTTTAAAACGGCCCAAAATGACTCCATTCCGGCTGCTTCTTTTCGCGAATTTGCCATGCCGCTAACGCCAGCTAGCTTGGCAGGCTACGTCGCCATTACCGGGGAAAGTCTGAATATCTCAGACGCCTACGAGTTGCCAAAAACCGTCCCCTATCAACTCGATCGTAACTTCGATCGCGATTTTTCCTACCGCACGCGCTCGGTGTTAGTCTTACCGATGCAAAATCAAGAAGGAGAAATCACCGGGGTTTTGCAACTGATCAATCGCAAAATTCAACCCAATGTTGCCTTAACCGAAGAAAATACCCTATTACGGACAAAAGCTTATTCAGCATGGGAAGAAAACATCGTGCGATCGCTGGCTTCCCAAGCCGCCATTTCCATCGAACGCAACCAACTTCAAGAAAGTATTGAAAATCTCTTTGAAGGATTTGTCAAAGCCTCCATTCAAGTCATTGAAGCCCGCGATCCGACCACCTACGGTCATTCCGAACGAGTTGCAGAATTAACCGTCGGTCTAAGCTTAGAAGCAACAAGCGTCAACACGGGCCCCTTACGATCCATTTATTTTAGCGATCGCCAAATCCAAGAAATTCGCTACGCCGCCCTCCTACACGACTTCGGTAAAATCGGCGTCCCCGAAGCCATCTTAGGCAAGCGCAAAAAACTCTATCCCGAACAACTCGATGTCATCCGCCATCGCTTTGCCCTAGCCCAACGCACCCTCGAAATGGAATGCGCCCACAGCAAATTCCAGTATCTCATCGAGCATCCCTTCAACTCCATCCACTCGCCCGCCGAGACGCAACAATGCTTGCATTGCCAGAAACTCAGCGCCTTAGAAAGCCAATTGCAATCTCGCATTACCCAACTGAATCGCTATTGGGACTTATTACTCGATCTCAACGAACCCGAAGCCATCCAGACGCGAGAATTTCAGGCCCTTTCTGAAGCCGCACTAGCCGAACTCGTCGCCCTTTCTGAATCCACCTACCGGGATATCGACGGGCAACTCAAACCCCTAGTCACCCCAGAGGAAATGGCGCAACTCATGGTGCCGCGAGGCAACCTCACCCCCCAAGAACGGCTAGCCATTGAAGCCCACGTTACCCACAGCTACGAATTCCTCAAGCGCATTCCTTGGACAAAGCACTTAAAACAAGTCCCCAACATTGCCTACGGGCATCATGAGAAACTCGATGGTAGCGGCTACCCGCGCGGTTTAGTGCAAGATGAGATTCCCATCCAAACGCAGATTATGTCCATTGCTGATATTTATGATGCCCTCACTGCAAGCGATCGCCCTTACAAGCGGCGTCTCCCCGTCGATGTCGTTCTCAACATCCTCCGCGCCGAAGCGGGCAAAAATAAAATTAATACCGATTTGGTGGAATTATTTGAACAGCGCCAAGTGTATAAAGTGTTAGGCCACGCCGCAGCTTAA
- a CDS encoding ATP-binding protein: MSSQMLPQFNSVARLPRSLSLLETWGFGLSGLFLWLGPAPAMHAALGSQAIWVWIPAAIAGVLLNIQIKHLGEAWPQMSGGTPNYAARLLKDYPFLARYSAIGYLLGWVSVPPMNAFILTDLIHTHLRPLGFDPPDLPLRIGFTLLPFIVAFSGARALGILHLFLVLPALCFILAFCLQGIGWLTLIPNSPSLLPPATPHFSFIDWCQWYFVAVYAAYGCETASSFVADSRRPLQTLQSLKFAAGLLPVVYIGGSWVLMRMATGAEVADSAFLNLTTAAQPFWGEAAGTIVTFLLASCCLMSSATAVSNSPRVLYQLALDGYASPVFSVSSRQGVLGPALLFTLSLNLLCLVWGNLSQVVMITGTGYLISMMAVHWGVWLNRRQPEALWSHWALGFLGVEMVVLVVGGWAWSWQSLLLGLAFPLGVLGVDAAIRKIRWALFHPEWWRRYYRRQSFMPIADPILWQVSTLIVLICSATAVGWFVRAILDGMGSWSNAHLLILLLMTVVLVGVAIACWTTLPQVNAIAQAREQAEQLFKDASDAIVVVDEGGKILKANAAAAHLFGIPKNKLLRQSLTQLLPNLNLFSGKWQHRSEQSLQRSDATERTVEIVISERTKQQTPEYLVVLRDITARKQAEVALRQQAESLEKTLQELQRTQSQLIQSEKMSSLGQLVAGVAHEINNPVNFIYGNLTYADEYTRDLLALIQLYQEHYPNPKPAIQDRQAEIDLDFLMEDLPRLLDSMRVGSERIQKIVASLRTFSRMDEAELKAVNIHEGIDSTLMILQNRTKAKGDRPAIEVVKNYGALPSVECYAGQLNQVFMNLLSNAIDSLEEKLHQHLAEGDRSFTPRICIDTEHCSPYVRIRIADNGLGIPESLQSRLFDPFFTTKPVGKGTGLGLAISYQIVVERHQGKMTCHSVPRQGAEFALEIPMSRLVSQ, from the coding sequence ATGTCGAGTCAGATGCTTCCCCAGTTTAATTCAGTTGCTCGCTTGCCTCGGAGTTTAAGTTTACTAGAAACTTGGGGCTTTGGTTTAAGCGGTCTTTTCCTGTGGTTAGGACCTGCACCCGCCATGCACGCCGCCTTGGGTTCTCAAGCGATCTGGGTTTGGATACCGGCTGCGATCGCAGGTGTATTGCTCAACATTCAAATCAAACACTTAGGAGAAGCCTGGCCGCAAATGTCCGGCGGAACGCCAAACTATGCAGCCCGTTTATTAAAAGATTATCCCTTTCTGGCTCGATATAGCGCGATTGGCTATCTTTTGGGGTGGGTATCCGTTCCCCCCATGAATGCCTTTATTCTCACCGATTTAATTCATACCCATTTGCGACCTTTAGGATTCGATCCGCCGGATCTGCCCTTACGCATCGGCTTTACCCTTTTGCCCTTTATTGTTGCCTTCAGCGGGGCGCGGGCTTTGGGCATCCTACACCTATTCCTGGTCTTACCAGCCCTGTGCTTTATCTTAGCCTTTTGCCTTCAGGGTATAGGATGGCTGACTTTGATTCCCAACAGTCCTAGCCTTTTGCCCCCAGCAACGCCTCACTTCTCCTTCATCGACTGGTGCCAATGGTACTTTGTCGCAGTTTATGCGGCCTATGGTTGCGAAACCGCCTCTTCCTTTGTCGCCGATAGCCGTCGCCCCTTACAAACGCTGCAATCTCTCAAATTTGCCGCCGGGTTGCTACCCGTAGTCTATATCGGCGGTTCCTGGGTTTTGATGCGAATGGCAACCGGGGCAGAAGTTGCCGATAGTGCCTTTCTGAATTTAACCACAGCCGCCCAACCCTTTTGGGGAGAAGCCGCCGGAACCATTGTCACCTTTCTGTTAGCCTCCTGTTGTCTGATGAGTTCGGCGACAGCCGTGTCGAATTCCCCGCGCGTGTTGTATCAACTAGCGCTAGATGGGTACGCCTCCCCCGTGTTCAGCGTCTCTTCCCGCCAAGGCGTTTTAGGGCCGGCTTTGCTGTTTACCTTAAGCCTCAATCTCTTGTGTTTGGTATGGGGAAATCTCAGCCAGGTGGTGATGATTACAGGTACAGGCTACCTGATTTCGATGATGGCGGTTCACTGGGGCGTGTGGTTGAACCGCCGTCAGCCAGAGGCGTTATGGTCGCATTGGGCGCTAGGCTTTTTGGGAGTGGAAATGGTGGTGTTAGTCGTTGGCGGGTGGGCGTGGAGTTGGCAAAGCCTGTTGTTGGGGTTAGCGTTTCCCTTGGGAGTTTTGGGAGTTGATGCGGCGATCCGCAAGATCCGCTGGGCGCTGTTTCATCCGGAGTGGTGGCGGCGCTACTACCGCCGTCAGTCGTTTATGCCCATTGCCGATCCGATTTTATGGCAAGTCAGCACGCTGATTGTGTTGATTTGCAGCGCTACTGCCGTGGGTTGGTTTGTGCGGGCGATCCTGGATGGGATGGGAAGCTGGAGCAATGCTCATCTCTTAATTCTGCTACTAATGACGGTGGTATTGGTGGGGGTGGCGATCGCCTGTTGGACAACCTTACCGCAAGTGAACGCGATCGCCCAAGCGCGAGAACAGGCCGAACAATTGTTTAAAGATGCCTCAGATGCCATTGTGGTCGTAGATGAAGGGGGTAAAATCTTAAAAGCGAATGCGGCGGCGGCTCACCTGTTTGGGATTCCGAAAAATAAACTGCTCAGACAGTCTCTAACTCAATTACTGCCGAATTTAAATCTATTTTCTGGCAAATGGCAACACCGCAGCGAACAAAGCTTGCAACGATCCGATGCCACTGAACGCACGGTGGAAATTGTTATTTCTGAGCGCACGAAGCAACAAACCCCAGAATATTTAGTAGTCTTGCGCGATATTACCGCCCGCAAGCAAGCAGAAGTTGCTTTGCGCCAACAAGCGGAAAGTTTGGAAAAGACGCTACAGGAGTTACAGCGCACCCAGTCGCAACTGATTCAAAGCGAAAAAATGTCGAGTTTGGGGCAATTGGTTGCAGGGGTTGCCCATGAAATTAATAATCCGGTGAATTTTATCTATGGCAATCTCACCTATGCCGATGAATATACTCGCGACCTCTTGGCGTTAATTCAACTCTATCAAGAACATTACCCGAACCCTAAGCCAGCCATTCAAGATCGACAAGCTGAGATCGATCTCGATTTTCTGATGGAAGATTTGCCCAGGCTTCTAGACTCGATGCGGGTGGGTAGCGAACGCATTCAAAAGATTGTGGCTTCGTTACGCACGTTCTCGCGGATGGATGAGGCGGAGTTGAAGGCGGTGAATATTCATGAGGGGATTGACAGCACGTTGATGATTCTGCAAAATCGCACCAAAGCTAAAGGCGATCGCCCTGCGATTGAAGTGGTGAAAAATTATGGCGCGTTGCCGTCGGTGGAGTGTTACGCCGGACAATTAAATCAGGTGTTTATGAATCTCCTGTCGAATGCGATTGATTCGTTGGAGGAGAAGCTTCACCAGCATTTAGCAGAAGGCGATCGCTCATTTACTCCCCGCATTTGCATTGACACCGAACACTGCTCCCCTTACGTTAGAATTCGGATTGCAGATAATGGCTTGGGTATCCCCGAATCTCTGCAAAGTCGCTTATTCGATCCGTTCTTTACGACTAAGCCTGTGGGTAAAGGGACGGGTTTGGGTTTAGCGATTAGCTATCAAATTGTAGTTGAAAGACATCAGGGAAAAATGACCTGCCATTCTGTCCCCCGACAAGGGGCTGAGTTTGCTTTAGAAATTCCGATGTCTCGGTTAGTCTCCCAGTAG
- a CDS encoding SMP-30/gluconolactonase/LRE family protein: METPKLLVDCQCKNAEGPLWHPQEQRLYWSDIPQGRLFRYDPKTQTSEQIYQGESVGGFTIQQDGSLLLFKTKGTIERWKDGKITTLFPEIPEEQETRFNDVIADPVGRVFCGTMPAPDRLGRLYCLDLDGLLTLVLDELNVSNGMAFSQDRRYLYHTESEARIISRLDYEIATASLSNRQVVLTTPEDEGVPDGMTLDAEGYIWSARWNGGHLFRYAPDGTEVMRIPFPAKKVTSVTFGGPEYTDMFVTTAGADDRANEGEGAGAVFHLNLGIQGVPEFLSQISV; the protein is encoded by the coding sequence ATGGAAACTCCCAAACTTCTCGTTGATTGTCAATGTAAAAATGCTGAAGGTCCCCTTTGGCATCCTCAAGAACAACGTCTCTATTGGAGCGATATTCCCCAAGGTCGTTTATTTCGCTACGATCCAAAAACCCAAACCTCAGAACAAATCTATCAAGGTGAATCGGTCGGTGGATTTACCATTCAGCAAGATGGCTCTTTGTTACTGTTTAAAACGAAAGGAACCATCGAACGCTGGAAAGACGGCAAAATTACCACCTTATTTCCTGAAATTCCTGAAGAACAAGAAACCCGCTTTAATGATGTCATTGCCGATCCAGTCGGTCGCGTCTTTTGCGGTACGATGCCAGCACCCGATCGTTTAGGTCGCCTCTATTGTCTTGACCTCGATGGTCTGCTGACATTGGTTTTAGATGAGTTGAATGTCTCCAATGGGATGGCCTTCTCGCAAGACCGACGCTATCTCTACCATACCGAGTCAGAAGCCCGGATTATCTCTCGGTTAGATTACGAGATTGCAACAGCTAGCCTCAGCAACCGCCAAGTTGTCCTCACCACCCCAGAAGATGAAGGCGTCCCCGATGGGATGACGCTGGATGCAGAAGGTTATATTTGGTCTGCACGTTGGAATGGCGGCCATTTATTCCGCTATGCACCGGATGGGACAGAGGTGATGCGAATTCCCTTTCCTGCAAAGAAAGTAACAAGCGTTACCTTTGGCGGCCCAGAGTATACGGATATGTTTGTCACCACTGCGGGGGCTGACGATCGCGCTAATGAAGGGGAAGGCGCAGGCGCTGTCTTTCACTTAAACCTGGGAATTCAAGGGGTTCCCGAATTCCTCTCGCAGATTTCGGTGTAA
- a CDS encoding SDR family oxidoreductase — translation MNSLQGQIALITGASSGIGAACARVFAQAGAKLILTARRQERLESLARSLMQDFNCQLYCLALDVRDRTSVEQSFANLPPEWNAIEILVNNAGLSRGLDKLHEGDILDWEEMIDTNVKGLLYVTRTLVPGMVQRQRGHIVNIGSIAGHQTYPGGNVYCATKAAVKALSEGLKQDLLGTPVRVSSVDPGLVETEFSEVRFHGDTERAKTVYQGLTPLTAQDVAEVVLFCVTRPAHVNISDVILVPTDQATTTLVHRITQ, via the coding sequence ATGAATTCGCTGCAAGGGCAAATCGCCCTAATTACTGGGGCTAGCAGTGGTATTGGTGCAGCTTGTGCGAGGGTGTTTGCTCAAGCAGGAGCTAAATTAATTTTGACCGCGCGGCGTCAAGAGCGCTTAGAAAGCCTTGCCCGTTCGCTCATGCAGGACTTTAACTGCCAACTTTACTGTCTGGCGCTGGATGTGCGCGATCGCACCTCCGTAGAGCAGAGTTTCGCAAATTTGCCCCCGGAGTGGAACGCAATTGAGATTTTGGTGAATAATGCAGGTCTGAGTCGGGGGTTAGATAAGCTTCACGAAGGCGATATTCTCGATTGGGAGGAGATGATTGACACGAACGTCAAAGGGCTGCTATACGTGACGCGAACCCTCGTTCCGGGCATGGTTCAGCGCCAGCGCGGTCACATTGTTAACATTGGCTCGATTGCCGGTCATCAAACTTATCCCGGCGGTAATGTATATTGTGCAACTAAGGCGGCAGTGAAAGCCCTTTCCGAAGGACTCAAACAAGATTTACTCGGAACGCCCGTGCGCGTGAGTTCAGTCGATCCGGGGTTGGTGGAAACGGAATTTAGCGAAGTGCGCTTTCATGGGGATACCGAACGCGCCAAAACGGTTTATCAGGGTTTAACGCCGCTGACGGCCCAAGATGTAGCGGAAGTTGTGTTATTCTGCGTCACTCGTCCGGCCCACGTCAATATCAGCGATGTCATTTTAGTCCCAACCGATCAAGCAACAACCACCTTGGTTCATCGCATTACTCAATAA
- a CDS encoding sensor histidine kinase: MIKENLNGFQGNAEAALRETERRFRAIFDRTVQFMGLLNFDGTVLELNLMAQRLLQQSIGELVYHPLWMAEVWRGTPQQSKLQQAIALAAQGELIHYEAEIEIAGRETIILELSLQPVKDESDRIVSIVVQGHDITNRKQVEVELRQAREILQQNNQALEMMVEERTAALMEANWQLQAEIREREEIEAQLRHSEQRYRTLVQNFPNGAVCLFDADLRFSVADGLELPPFACKRWEGKTIYELFSAELCSSLEAHLQAALQGQNSICEVPLAEQFYWLYTLPVRDRQGQVIAGMLMTQNMTSRRQMEDKLKQSLKEKEVLLKEIHHRVKNNLQVISSLLKLQSGYIKDENTIALFKDSYNRVRSMALIHEKLYRSQDLGRIDVPDYIHTLTGNLIKSYVMLANTIQLELNIEKVLLDVDTAIPCGLMINELVSNCLKYAFPKGDSGKIQVDFGSVDEQYFQLSVRDNGIGLPKDFDFETADSLGLQLVVNLTEQLEGTLQIDCESGTCITIRFPSRLKL, from the coding sequence ATGATTAAAGAAAACTTAAACGGGTTCCAAGGGAATGCTGAGGCAGCACTGCGGGAAACAGAGCGGCGTTTTCGGGCAATTTTCGATCGAACTGTTCAGTTTATGGGGCTGCTCAACTTCGATGGAACGGTATTAGAACTCAACTTAATGGCGCAGCGATTATTGCAACAATCGATTGGAGAATTGGTGTATCATCCGCTGTGGATGGCTGAAGTTTGGCGAGGGACGCCTCAACAGTCTAAGTTACAACAGGCGATCGCGCTGGCAGCTCAAGGCGAACTCATCCATTATGAAGCCGAAATTGAGATCGCAGGACGCGAGACAATCATCTTAGAGCTATCTCTACAGCCGGTTAAAGACGAGAGCGATCGCATTGTCTCCATTGTCGTTCAAGGTCACGATATTACCAACCGCAAACAGGTAGAAGTAGAATTGCGACAGGCGCGAGAAATCTTACAACAAAATAATCAAGCCCTAGAAATGATGGTGGAAGAACGCACCGCCGCCCTCATGGAAGCCAACTGGCAACTGCAAGCCGAAATTCGGGAACGCGAGGAAATTGAAGCCCAATTGCGTCACAGCGAACAACGCTACCGCACCCTCGTCCAAAACTTTCCCAATGGAGCCGTTTGTCTGTTTGATGCTGATTTGCGTTTCTCCGTCGCTGATGGCTTAGAATTGCCGCCCTTTGCGTGCAAGCGCTGGGAAGGAAAAACCATTTACGAACTGTTCTCGGCTGAACTGTGCAGCTCTCTAGAAGCTCATCTGCAAGCCGCTTTACAAGGTCAAAATTCCATTTGCGAAGTTCCCCTTGCAGAACAATTTTATTGGCTTTATACCCTTCCCGTCCGCGATCGACAAGGGCAAGTCATCGCTGGCATGTTAATGACTCAGAACATGACAAGCCGCCGCCAGATGGAAGACAAACTCAAGCAATCTCTGAAAGAAAAAGAGGTCTTGCTCAAGGAAATCCACCATCGGGTCAAAAACAACCTTCAAGTCATTTCTAGCCTGTTAAAGCTTCAGTCAGGGTACATTAAAGACGAAAATACGATTGCCCTCTTTAAGGATAGCTATAACCGCGTTCGCTCAATGGCCTTAATTCACGAAAAACTCTATCGTTCCCAGGATTTAGGGCGCATTGACGTTCCCGACTACATTCACACCCTGACGGGCAACCTGATCAAGTCTTATGTCATGCTAGCCAATACCATTCAGCTAGAATTAAATATTGAAAAGGTGCTGCTAGATGTTGATACGGCTATCCCCTGCGGCTTAATGATTAACGAGCTGGTTTCTAATTGCCTTAAGTATGCTTTTCCTAAAGGGGATTCAGGTAAAATTCAGGTAGACTTTGGCTCGGTTGACGAGCAGTATTTTCAATTAAGCGTTCGAGACAATGGGATTGGCTTACCCAAAGACTTTGATTTTGAAACAGCCGATTCCTTGGGCTTGCAGCTAGTGGTTAACCTGACTGAACAATTAGAGGGCACGCTTCAGATAGACTGTGAATCTGGAACCTGCATTACCATTCGATTTCCCTCCCGGCTAAAACTTTGA
- a CDS encoding ATP-binding protein → MKKTKILIVEDETIIAMDIRSSLESMGYHVVGIATTGESAIQKVKDSQPDLVLMDINIRGEIDGIQTAEQIKIERQTPIIYLTAHTDIATLTRAKATEPFGYIVKPFEEQDLYTTVEIALSRAKAEAEVLNSLEKEKEINELKSRFVSMVSHEFRTPLSTILFSAGLLEKYGEKWGKEKHLIHLRRIQTAVQQMTTLLEDVLLLGKAEANRLEFKPITLNIRDFCADLMDELQLIDNAQHQFVLSDRLTQSHEVFLDERLLRIILSNLLSNAIKYSKEGKEIELEISRDEQGICFQVKDGGIGIPEADRKHLFQMFHRAQNVGEISGTGLGLAIVKRAVDLHKGEISLESQEGVGTIFRVRLPLNEQ, encoded by the coding sequence ATGAAGAAAACCAAAATCTTAATTGTTGAAGATGAAACCATTATTGCAATGGATATTCGCAGCAGTCTAGAGAGCATGGGTTATCACGTTGTTGGCATTGCTACAACTGGCGAGTCGGCGATTCAAAAGGTTAAAGATAGTCAACCCGATCTAGTATTGATGGATATTAATATCCGAGGAGAAATTGACGGGATTCAAACCGCAGAACAGATTAAGATAGAACGTCAAACTCCGATTATTTATCTCACCGCTCATACCGATATTGCAACATTAACCCGCGCTAAGGCGACTGAACCCTTTGGCTATATTGTTAAGCCTTTTGAAGAACAAGATTTATATACCACAGTAGAAATTGCTTTATCGCGGGCTAAAGCTGAAGCTGAAGTGCTGAACTCTTTAGAAAAAGAAAAGGAAATCAACGAACTAAAATCGCGATTTGTTTCAATGGTCTCCCATGAATTTAGAACCCCTTTATCAACAATTTTATTCTCAGCAGGTTTATTAGAAAAATATGGAGAAAAATGGGGAAAGGAAAAACACCTCATTCACCTGCGCCGCATTCAAACAGCCGTTCAGCAAATGACCACTTTACTAGAAGATGTTTTGTTATTGGGGAAGGCTGAAGCGAACCGTTTAGAGTTCAAGCCTATCACTTTAAATATCCGAGATTTTTGTGCTGATTTAATGGATGAGCTACAACTAATCGACAACGCTCAACATCAATTTGTTTTGAGCGATCGCTTAACTCAAAGCCATGAAGTGTTTCTGGATGAAAGGCTGCTCAGAATTATACTATCTAACCTCCTTTCTAATGCGATTAAATACTCGAAAGAAGGGAAGGAAATTGAGTTAGAAATCAGCCGAGATGAGCAAGGGATATGCTTTCAAGTAAAAGATGGAGGAATTGGAATTCCAGAAGCCGATCGCAAGCATTTATTTCAAATGTTTCATCGCGCCCAAAATGTGGGGGAAATTTCAGGAACGGGATTGGGTTTAGCCATTGTTAAACGTGCTGTCGATCTCCATAAAGGCGAGATTAGTTTAGAGAGTCAAGAGGGTGTAGGTACCATTTTTAGAGTCCGTTTACCTTTAAACGAGCAATGA